In the Candidatus Woesearchaeota archaeon genome, TAAAGGAGATAATAGCCATGTTCCCAAACATCAACACCCAAAATTGGAATTTTTCCTTCCATTAAAGGACTATCTTGATTTGCAGTGCTATACACTTCTAATTTACCGTTGTTTACTACAAGCCAAGCCCAGCCAGAACCAAATCGAGCTATCCCAGTATTGGTGAAGCTTTCCTTAAATTTTTCAAAGCTTTCAAACGTTTTCTTAATGGCATCTGCAACTTTTCCCGAAGGGTCACCACCTGCATGAGGAGCCATTATCTGCCAGAAAAACGTGTGATTAGCATGTCCACCACCATGATTCCTTACTGCTGTCCGAATGCTTTCAGGAACCTTATCAAGATCCATGAGGAGTTCTTCAACGGTCTTTGTTTGCAGATTTTTGT is a window encoding:
- a CDS encoding superoxide dismutase; translated protein: MAKHELPALGYAYSALEPYIDEQTMKIHHTKHHQTYIDKLNAALADHKNLQTKTVEELLMDLDKVPESIRTAVRNHGGGHANHTFFWQIMAPHAGGDPSGKVADAIKKTFESFEKFKESFTNTGIARFGSGWAWLVVNNGKLEVYSTANQDSPLMEGKIPILGVDVWEHGYYLLYQWNRAEYLKNWWHVVNWRQVEENYKKAKQSS